From the Maioricimonas rarisocia genome, one window contains:
- a CDS encoding IS4 family transposase, which yields MLTDEPRYDVWEQIRQQDLKAFARLLPESLVVQAAERADVRIVRSALAIPNLVWLGVLSALHSTKSFARILTLTAQMLDLSANGLPEAVARSRRNAARRKPKASKHSPRGKDPATVTEEAFTQARRRMPVAVWFVLIELLTARFEEQHQDLIRWKRFRLLALDGTTIRLPQHNRLAEHFGTSSNGRYRVAQARMVMLQLPLVRLPWRYELGPVDEGERTVAARLLKQVRRNDLVLMDQGFWSYGLFHQIQAARGYFAIRQYPGVRMKTLRRLGPRDRIVRWKTPSGPRWRNANLPESITLRVINYQIKGFPPSAVVTNVLGPKRISREDWIRMATEAEPGHPLDPAVRKGIGLYHRRWEIETTFQELKVYQGLERTLRSHSPESVQYEVAGHVVLYLLVRWLMVEAAQRSTGDGDPLGVSFKHALEELVTAWPLLLTSTSTEVNRRVLPKLLAAIASHEVQWRPGRTFARKTSSASKKRRRKKSARQQT from the coding sequence ATGCTCACGGATGAGCCAAGGTATGATGTCTGGGAACAGATTCGTCAACAGGACCTCAAAGCGTTTGCCCGGCTACTGCCTGAGTCGCTCGTCGTTCAGGCCGCCGAGCGGGCGGATGTCAGGATCGTTCGCTCGGCATTGGCAATTCCCAACCTGGTCTGGCTGGGAGTGCTCTCGGCACTGCATTCGACAAAGAGCTTTGCCCGGATTCTCACGCTGACCGCCCAGATGTTGGACCTGTCGGCCAATGGCTTGCCCGAAGCGGTTGCACGATCCCGCCGCAACGCGGCACGACGCAAACCGAAGGCATCGAAACACAGTCCGCGGGGAAAAGATCCTGCGACGGTGACTGAAGAAGCCTTCACCCAGGCCCGCCGACGCATGCCGGTCGCTGTCTGGTTCGTCCTCATCGAACTGCTCACGGCCCGGTTCGAGGAACAGCACCAAGACCTGATCCGCTGGAAGCGGTTTCGTTTGCTGGCGCTGGACGGGACCACCATTCGGCTGCCGCAACACAATCGTCTGGCCGAGCACTTCGGCACCAGCAGCAACGGCCGGTATCGTGTCGCGCAGGCCCGTATGGTCATGTTGCAGTTGCCTCTGGTCCGTCTGCCCTGGCGGTACGAACTGGGACCGGTCGACGAAGGCGAACGCACCGTGGCCGCCCGATTGCTGAAGCAGGTACGGCGTAACGATCTGGTGCTGATGGATCAGGGGTTCTGGAGCTACGGGTTGTTCCATCAGATTCAGGCAGCGCGGGGCTACTTTGCGATTCGACAGTATCCGGGTGTTCGCATGAAGACGCTGCGGCGGCTGGGCCCCAGGGATCGCATTGTGCGCTGGAAAACTCCCTCCGGACCACGTTGGCGCAATGCAAATCTTCCCGAGTCGATCACGCTGCGCGTCATCAACTACCAGATCAAAGGCTTTCCCCCCAGTGCGGTGGTGACCAATGTGCTGGGACCGAAGCGCATCAGTCGCGAAGACTGGATCCGGATGGCGACAGAAGCCGAACCGGGACATCCACTGGATCCCGCGGTGCGCAAAGGCATCGGGTTGTATCATCGTCGCTGGGAGATCGAAACGACGTTTCAGGAACTGAAAGTCTACCAGGGGCTGGAACGGACCCTGCGGAGTCATTCGCCGGAATCAGTGCAGTACGAGGTGGCCGGCCACGTGGTGCTGTACCTGCTGGTTCGCTGGTTAATGGTCGAAGCCGCGCAGCGGTCCACCGGCGACGGAGACCCGTTGGGGGTGAGCTTCAAGCACGCCCTGGAAGAACTGGTGACGGCTTGGCCGCTGTTGCTGACATCCACCTCAACGGAGGTGAACCGTCGCGTGCTTCCCAAGCTGCTGGCAGCTATTGCATCTCACGAAGTCCAGTGGCGTCCCGGCCGAACATTCGCCAGAAAGACAAGCAGTGCAAGCAAGAAGCGCCGACGAAAGAAGAGCGCACGCCAACAAACTTAG
- a CDS encoding anti-phage dCTP deaminase, with amino-acid sequence MAKKRSKQSFRKVVRKPAKRKTPSRDRSRQHRRKTSRVQLPRTEDDALDLVEELHALDSELVIGLVGAVGTDLNRVSDLLAQQLSLTGYNVRTIKISREVIPLFGTIEYPEQDEYARIAELMTAGNAARQMSGDNSILALGAASIIAAEREIESPIPERTAVIVNSLKRPEEVERLRKIYPGGFVMLGVHTKERRRIRNLTNLGMSWDNATDLVRRDAAEDRVPHGQRLRKTFYLSDFFVRFDGNEDPLRGELRRIVELLFGFPYHTPTFDEFAMFLAFSAALRSADLSRQVGAVVARDEQILATGANDCPKAGGGLYWPRRDDDSCLSDAEDGRDYKRGVDSNRKEQLRIIEEIERIARDYDLDADRLHEVLTSKGCPIGDLTEYGRVVHAEMDALTSCARAGISTSEATLYSTTFPCHNCAKHIIAAGVRRVVYIEPYEKSKAQTFHEDAVIFEGAEPAAGKVVFEAFSGIGPRRFFDLFSMNLSSGYDILRKDKESGHILNWNVRTAALRLQMLPATFRDLEKLAASMFERMRTQDGTNDA; translated from the coding sequence ATGGCGAAGAAAAGAAGCAAGCAGAGTTTTCGGAAGGTTGTACGCAAGCCTGCTAAGCGAAAAACACCTTCGCGGGACCGAAGCCGTCAGCACAGGCGGAAAACTTCGCGCGTACAACTGCCTAGGACAGAGGACGACGCACTCGACCTGGTGGAGGAATTGCATGCACTCGACTCCGAACTCGTCATTGGGCTCGTTGGCGCAGTCGGGACAGACTTGAACCGTGTCTCCGACCTGCTGGCCCAGCAACTCTCATTGACGGGGTACAACGTTCGGACGATCAAGATATCGCGCGAAGTCATTCCTCTGTTTGGCACAATTGAGTACCCGGAGCAGGACGAGTACGCCCGCATTGCTGAGTTGATGACCGCAGGGAACGCGGCTCGACAAATGTCAGGCGATAATTCGATCTTGGCACTGGGAGCAGCGTCAATCATTGCCGCTGAACGCGAGATTGAATCTCCTATCCCGGAGCGGACAGCGGTAATTGTCAACTCGCTCAAACGCCCCGAGGAAGTCGAACGGCTGCGAAAGATCTACCCTGGTGGCTTTGTGATGCTGGGCGTGCACACCAAAGAACGACGGCGAATCCGGAACCTTACCAACTTGGGGATGTCTTGGGACAATGCTACGGACCTCGTCAGGCGTGACGCTGCAGAGGACCGCGTACCCCATGGGCAACGTCTCCGGAAGACCTTCTATCTGTCGGACTTCTTCGTTCGATTCGATGGCAATGAAGACCCGCTTCGGGGTGAGTTGCGTCGAATCGTCGAACTGCTATTCGGGTTTCCGTACCACACTCCCACATTCGACGAATTCGCGATGTTTCTCGCGTTCTCTGCAGCCCTGCGGTCGGCAGACCTCTCCCGACAGGTAGGTGCCGTCGTTGCCCGCGATGAACAGATCCTCGCGACGGGGGCGAATGACTGCCCCAAAGCGGGCGGTGGGCTCTACTGGCCAAGACGCGACGACGATAGTTGTCTTTCTGACGCGGAAGACGGACGCGACTACAAGCGCGGTGTCGATTCGAACAGGAAGGAGCAACTTCGCATCATCGAAGAGATCGAGCGCATTGCCAGAGACTACGATCTCGATGCAGATCGACTCCACGAGGTACTCACCTCGAAAGGCTGTCCGATTGGCGATCTCACGGAGTATGGGCGAGTCGTTCATGCCGAAATGGATGCGCTCACGTCTTGCGCTCGCGCTGGAATCTCTACGAGCGAGGCGACACTTTATTCGACTACGTTTCCCTGCCACAATTGTGCAAAGCACATTATCGCGGCTGGAGTCCGGCGAGTGGTGTACATCGAACCGTACGAGAAGAGTAAGGCCCAGACTTTCCATGAAGACGCCGTCATTTTCGAAGGAGCCGAACCGGCCGCCGGCAAGGTTGTGTTCGAGGCGTTTTCAGGTATCGGCCCGAGACGTTTTTTCGACCTGTTCTCAATGAATCTGTCGTCTGGATACGATATCCTCAGAAAGGATAAGGAGTCTGGGCACATATTGAACTGGAACGTCCGGACTGCAGCTTTGAGGCTCCAGATGCTTCCAGCCACATTTCGAGATCTGGAAAAACTCGCTGCGTCGATGTTCGAACGTATGCGCACCCAGGACGGAACCAATGACGCATAA
- a CDS encoding PEP-CTERM sorting domain-containing protein, which translates to MNALPHLLRTRDLVAWLRVMFPLIVLLSASDRCQAVLITSSLERFTEAIIEIDGVEIVNNSQTIANGPSASNATLGTFSDPSEARASGRAEQLTMTANAEYDNRSFDFAEINNFTSVRSSAQLVLEGTSLTGGDVTVDFFLPPGFLELKTQGESSPGQFPATASLSAVLEFSWPTVFDTTGALLDFDATLTGDFYAQAITTLASSETLGPFPFGGPPSGLDLSPLTHSNLTIVDSQSPDFVPLRTITWEYPAFSGSINLGPIPTGQPFILEYRLDAEVSGFGPVSGAAAAINDPLSLTQFGVPTVDQAGTTTTVIPEPSSLALVSIGLVILAGRRRLRRRPRAGDAKLEA; encoded by the coding sequence GTGAATGCGCTGCCCCATCTTCTCCGTACTCGGGACCTGGTCGCCTGGCTCCGTGTGATGTTCCCGCTGATCGTGCTGCTGTCCGCGAGCGACCGCTGCCAGGCCGTTCTGATTACCTCCAGCTTGGAGCGGTTCACCGAAGCGATCATCGAGATCGATGGTGTCGAGATCGTCAACAATTCGCAGACTATTGCCAACGGGCCGTCGGCATCGAATGCGACGTTGGGCACGTTTTCCGATCCGAGCGAAGCGCGGGCGTCGGGACGGGCCGAGCAACTCACGATGACGGCGAATGCCGAGTACGACAATCGCTCATTCGACTTCGCCGAGATCAACAATTTCACCAGCGTCCGGTCCAGCGCACAGTTGGTACTTGAAGGTACATCGCTGACCGGCGGCGATGTGACGGTCGACTTCTTCCTGCCCCCGGGTTTCCTCGAACTGAAGACGCAGGGGGAGTCGAGTCCGGGGCAGTTCCCCGCGACCGCCTCGTTGAGTGCCGTGCTGGAATTCAGCTGGCCGACGGTATTCGACACGACCGGTGCTCTGCTCGACTTTGACGCGACGCTCACCGGCGACTTCTATGCTCAAGCGATTACTACTCTCGCGTCGAGCGAGACTTTGGGGCCGTTTCCCTTCGGTGGCCCCCCCAGCGGGCTGGATCTCTCGCCGCTGACGCATTCGAATCTGACAATCGTCGACTCGCAGTCACCCGACTTCGTCCCGCTACGGACGATCACATGGGAGTACCCGGCTTTCAGCGGTTCAATCAACCTCGGGCCGATCCCGACGGGGCAGCCGTTCATACTGGAGTATCGGCTGGATGCAGAGGTTTCCGGGTTCGGGCCAGTCAGCGGTGCCGCGGCGGCAATCAACGATCCGCTGAGCCTCACCCAGTTCGGTGTACCGACAGTCGACCAGGCGGGGACGACAACGACCGTCATCCCGGAGCCATCGAGTCTCGCCCTCGTTTCGATTGGTCTGGTGATCCTTGCCGGCCGACGTCGCCTGCGGAGACGGCCCCGGGCCGGAGACGCGAAGCTTGAGGCCTGA
- a CDS encoding VOC family protein — translation MKPRLREPVLLANDYERLIGWYQQVLGFEVADRFEDENHYCVLKTPTGEKLGIALASEVGVEPQDRSRNTLVLQIQVDDVKSALEEVEAGGGKVTTPPMQEEKTGYWFGAVTDPEGNPCWIVSGDYS, via the coding sequence ATGAAGCCTCGACTGCGCGAACCGGTTCTCCTCGCCAATGACTACGAACGGCTGATCGGCTGGTACCAGCAGGTGCTCGGCTTCGAAGTGGCCGACCGCTTCGAGGACGAAAACCACTACTGCGTGCTCAAGACGCCGACCGGCGAGAAGCTCGGCATCGCGCTCGCGTCGGAAGTGGGCGTCGAGCCGCAGGATCGCAGCCGCAACACGCTGGTGCTGCAGATCCAGGTGGACGACGTGAAGTCGGCACTCGAAGAGGTGGAAGCGGGGGGCGGAAAGGTCACGACGCCGCCGATGCAGGAGGAGAAGACCGGCTACTGGTTCGGTGCGGTGACCGACCCGGAGGGGAACCCCTGCTGGATCGTCTCGGGGGATTATTCGTAG
- a CDS encoding PEP-CTERM sorting domain-containing protein: MCFALRIAKYSALVLLIAPAKLQAGLMPTYQDFDSPGTTYVEGRPGYTSGGILAGGPTGNFMRLRAADVPDDFSPNSIAFDRTAEGDYVQVVASFDFSLTPVTGSADGFFFTLLPTSEYGITGAAPVVNWAGGGAAEPRDLEHTFALGFDIFDNNNVNPNPPEPNNNHISLHYDKNFLGVFDPGFNLDSGGWHSAEVILNRVAGGTSLTLTLTPAGGSPVTPISDFLIGGYELTESRLAMGASTGGESALHDFDNISAQFTAVPEPGSFALLATALVGLAGYDTRRKRMVRTEEESESR, from the coding sequence ATGTGTTTTGCACTTCGAATTGCGAAGTATTCCGCGTTGGTGTTGCTGATTGCCCCCGCAAAGCTGCAGGCCGGGTTGATGCCGACCTATCAGGATTTTGACAGTCCCGGCACGACGTACGTCGAAGGGAGGCCGGGTTATACCAGCGGAGGAATTCTTGCAGGCGGGCCAACAGGGAACTTCATGCGTCTCAGGGCAGCGGATGTTCCAGACGATTTCTCTCCGAATTCGATTGCTTTTGACCGGACTGCAGAAGGTGATTATGTGCAGGTGGTCGCAAGCTTCGATTTCTCGCTCACACCGGTTACCGGAAGTGCTGACGGGTTCTTCTTCACCTTGCTGCCAACCAGTGAATACGGCATCACGGGTGCGGCACCGGTCGTGAACTGGGCGGGGGGAGGTGCCGCAGAACCGCGGGACTTGGAGCACACCTTTGCCCTTGGATTCGACATTTTCGACAACAACAACGTGAATCCGAATCCACCGGAGCCAAACAACAATCACATCTCACTGCACTACGACAAGAATTTCCTCGGAGTCTTTGATCCGGGGTTTAATCTCGATTCGGGGGGGTGGCACTCTGCCGAGGTGATTCTTAACCGGGTGGCCGGTGGCACAAGTCTCACCCTGACGCTGACTCCCGCTGGGGGGAGCCCGGTGACGCCGATCTCCGATTTTCTCATCGGCGGTTACGAACTGACCGAGAGCCGCCTCGCAATGGGAGCTTCCACAGGTGGCGAATCGGCACTGCACGATTTCGACAACATCAGTGCGCAGTTCACCGCCGTTCCCGAGCCTGGCAGTTTCGCGTTGCTCGCAACAGCACTCGTCGGGCTGGCAGGCTACGACACCCGGCGGAAACGAATGGTTCGCACTGAAGAGGAGTCGGAGTCGCGCTGA
- a CDS encoding type I restriction enzyme HsdR N-terminal domain-containing protein, translating to MLKIPKRTLDRIREGIKKYQKVMQTLQERDVSEADTVTVVKDILADVFGYDKYLELTGEQQIRGTFCDLAVKIDNKIKYLIEVKAAGVDLNETHLRQVVNYGAQEGIEWIVLTNGTCWHLYRIKFAQPIEHEEVAAFSFDEIDLRKEDDQRKTFLLSREAIVDDAMAAYHSQSQLFNRYTISQVLLLDPVVSVVRREFRRLFPDIRVDKDEIATVLTEEILKREVVESEKAKDAATKVKRTANRVARQAEKAKKKAAEKNGAGDLVASPAPQSVEAPAAEATPEVHAAD from the coding sequence ATGCTCAAGATTCCGAAACGTACGCTCGACCGGATTCGTGAAGGCATCAAGAAGTACCAGAAAGTGATGCAGACCCTACAGGAGCGGGACGTCTCCGAAGCCGACACGGTCACGGTGGTCAAGGACATCCTGGCCGACGTCTTCGGCTACGACAAATACCTTGAGCTGACCGGGGAGCAGCAGATCCGCGGCACCTTTTGCGATCTTGCCGTCAAGATTGACAACAAGATCAAGTATCTCATCGAGGTGAAGGCAGCCGGCGTCGATCTGAACGAGACGCATCTCCGACAGGTTGTCAACTACGGTGCCCAGGAGGGAATCGAGTGGATCGTCCTCACCAACGGCACCTGCTGGCATCTGTACCGGATCAAGTTTGCCCAGCCGATCGAGCATGAAGAAGTCGCGGCGTTCTCCTTCGACGAGATCGACCTCCGTAAGGAGGATGATCAGCGCAAGACCTTTCTGCTTTCGCGTGAGGCAATTGTCGACGACGCGATGGCGGCGTACCACTCGCAGTCACAGCTCTTCAACCGATACACGATCTCGCAGGTGTTGTTGCTGGACCCGGTCGTTTCCGTTGTGCGACGCGAGTTCCGCCGTCTGTTTCCGGACATCCGCGTGGATAAGGACGAGATTGCCACCGTCCTGACGGAGGAGATTCTGAAACGCGAAGTCGTCGAGAGCGAGAAGGCGAAGGACGCGGCGACGAAGGTCAAACGAACCGCGAACCGCGTCGCCCGCCAGGCGGAGAAGGCGAAGAAGAAGGCGGCGGAGAAAAATGGGGCGGGAGATCTCGTAGCGAGCCCTGCCCCCCAATCAGTGGAGGCTCCTGCGGCGGAAGCGACGCCTGAGGTACATGCTGCCGATTAA
- a CDS encoding zinc ribbon domain-containing protein, with the protein MADQQKLRISCPACQAVLRARPEYVGRKARCKSCGHQFVVEPPAAGEDPVDAMLAEFISTPVEQNERPTADTCVRCLRTVSTLSASDQAKLIRNAYQSFDLQSLEAGPAIDPRLLLMKQVCRKCQIVLCRECAGPELQCPTCGGNVIDPATADESDVERGRVLGRWKVDSWDSRIITMFRLDGQLRFEQEFDDGSIEKKTLCESESPEFDYVEENNGSNQYRLDRDGTLRHLLDGTEIWVAEKLRD; encoded by the coding sequence ATGGCCGACCAGCAGAAGCTGAGGATCTCCTGTCCCGCGTGTCAGGCTGTCCTGAGGGCTCGTCCTGAGTATGTGGGCAGGAAAGCGCGGTGCAAATCGTGCGGGCACCAGTTTGTCGTCGAACCGCCTGCTGCCGGGGAGGACCCGGTCGACGCGATGCTGGCCGAGTTCATTTCGACACCAGTCGAGCAGAATGAGCGCCCCACCGCCGACACCTGCGTTCGCTGCCTTCGAACCGTTTCGACGCTCTCGGCGTCAGACCAGGCGAAGCTCATCAGAAACGCTTACCAGTCGTTCGATCTGCAGTCGCTCGAAGCGGGTCCGGCCATTGACCCCCGCCTGCTGCTGATGAAACAGGTCTGCCGGAAGTGCCAGATCGTCCTCTGTCGTGAGTGTGCCGGCCCCGAGCTGCAGTGTCCCACCTGCGGGGGAAATGTCATCGATCCCGCAACAGCCGACGAGAGCGACGTCGAGCGGGGCCGCGTGCTCGGACGGTGGAAAGTCGATTCCTGGGACTCCCGAATCATCACCATGTTTCGTCTCGACGGGCAGCTTCGTTTCGAGCAGGAGTTCGACGACGGAAGCATCGAGAAGAAGACACTCTGTGAGTCGGAAAGCCCTGAGTTCGACTACGTCGAGGAGAACAACGGATCCAACCAGTACCGGCTTGACCGGGACGGCACACTACGGCACCTGCTCGACGGCACCGAGATCTGGGTCGCAGAAAAACTGAGAGACTGA